The following is a genomic window from Syntrophales bacterium.
AAAAAAATTTTCTGCCTGTCAATAGATTATATCCGTGATGCTAAATGTCCAAGGAGGAGAGAGAAGTCCTCAACATGGGAACTGGTTGTTGTTGCCGCTCCTTTTTAGGGGATAATCTTTTACCATAGAGGCAATTGCAAAACCATTTGTCATTCCCGAAAGCGAAGCTTAATGTTCATAATATGGTTTTTCAAGCAGTTAGAACCAGATTATGAACATTAAACTTCGTTTTCCCGCTCAGAATCGTTGCGGGAATGACAAAAATGGGGAATTTTGCAATTACCTCCATATTCTTGGGTTTCAGTTTATGTATGGTGTGCGTTATCGGCGCTCACAGGTTTTTCGTAAGTGTTGACGGCGCGGCGGAAAAAATAGTATATTAAAAAAAATTAAAATCATACGGAGGTGAAAGGATGAAAAAAGCTCTTATTGTGTATTACAGCAGAACAGGAAAGACCGAACAGATGGCCGAGCATATTGCCGAGGGGGTCAGAATTTCCGGCAACGAAGCCGAGCTCAAAAAGGTTTCCGAAATCAAAAATGAAAAAGATTTAGCCGGATACGACGCCTATATCTTCGGCTGCCCGACGTACCATCGAACAATGCCCCATAATTTCGAAACCTTTTTGTTTCTTGCCCAGAAGGCGGGGCTGCAGGGGAAAGTTGGCGGCGCCTTCGGTTCCTACACCCACAGCGGCGATGCCCCGAAGATGATTTTCGACACGATGGAGTTTGTTTACAAGAT
Proteins encoded in this region:
- a CDS encoding flavodoxin domain-containing protein — encoded protein: MKKALIVYYSRTGKTEQMAEHIAEGVRISGNEAELKKVSEIKNEKDLAGYDAYIFGCPTYHRTMPHNFETFLFLAQKAGLQGKVGGAFGSYTHSGDAPKMIFDTMEFVYKMKVTNLGSFNMLEHIVGTQEGLKSCHDYGKAIGEQLAG